From the genome of Gallus gallus isolate bGalGal1 chromosome 24, bGalGal1.mat.broiler.GRCg7b, whole genome shotgun sequence, one region includes:
- the B3GAT1 gene encoding galactosylgalactosylxylosylprotein 3-beta-glucuronosyltransferase 1 isoform 2 (isoform 2 is encoded by transcript variant 2), with product MPKRRDILAIVLIVLPWTLLITVWHQSTIAPLLAVHKDDGGDSRRDLAAGLDSKEYCLSDRDIVEVVRTEYVYTRPPPWSDTLPTIHVITPTYSRPVQKAELTRLANTLLHVPNLHWILVEDSQRRTPLITRLLRDTGLNYTHLNVETPRNYKLRGDMRDPRIPRGTMQRNLALRWLRETFNKNNSQPGIVYFADDDNTYSLELFEEMRSTRKVSVWPVAFVGGLRYESPKVNAAGKVYGWKTVFDPHRPFAIDMAGFAVNLRLILQRSQAYFKLRGVKGGYQESSLLRELVTLNDLEPKAANCTKILVWHTRTEKPVLVNEGKKGFTDPNVEI from the exons ATGCCGAAGAGACGAGACATCCTGGCTATCGTGCTGATAGTTCTGCCCTGGACACTACTAATCACCGTCTGGCACCAGAGCACCATTGCTCCACTGCTTGCAGTGCACAAGG ATGATGGTGGTGACTCCCGGCGTGATCTCGCTGCAGGCTTGGACTCCAAGGAATACTGCTTGTCGGACCGGGACATTGTGGAGGTGGTGAGGACAGAATATGTTTATACTCGCCCACCCCCGTGGTCAGACACCCTTCCCACTATCCACGTCATTACACCCACCTACAGCCGGCCcgtgcagaaagcagagctgacGCGCCTGGCCAACACCCTCCTGCATGTGCCAAACCTGCACTGGATCCTGGTGGAGGACTCCCAGCGGCGCACACCCCTCATCACCCGGCTGCTACGGGACACGGGGCTCAACTACACCCACCTCAACGTGGAGACCCCTCGCAACTACAAGCTGCGGGGAGACATGAGGGACCCCCGCATCCCCCGGGGGACCATGCAGAGGAACCTTGCCCTGAGGTGGCTGAGAGAGACctttaacaaaaacaacagtCAGCCTGGGATTGTTTACTTTGCTGATGATGATAACACCTACAGCCTGGAGCTCTTCGAGGAG ATGCGCAGCACCAGAAAGGTGTCGGTGTGGCCAGTAGCCTTCGTTGGTGGCTTGCGCTACGAGTCCCCCAAAGTGAATGCTGCAGGGAAGGTCTACGGCTGGAAAACTGTGTTTGACCCCCATCGCCCCTTTGCTATAGACATGGCAGGGTTTGCTGTGAACCTCAGGCTGATCCTTCAGCGATCTCAGGCGTACTTCAAGCTGCGAGGAGTGAAGGGAGGCTACCAGGAGAGCAGCCTGCTGCGGGAGCTGGTCACCCTGAACGACCTTGAGCCAAAAGCTGCCAATTGCACTAAG
- the B3GAT1 gene encoding galactosylgalactosylxylosylprotein 3-beta-glucuronosyltransferase 1 isoform X2 produces MGNEELWVQSVLEMPKRRDILAIVLIVLPWTLLITVWHQSTIAPLLAVHKGLDSKEYCLSDRDIVEVVRTEYVYTRPPPWSDTLPTIHVITPTYSRPVQKAELTRLANTLLHVPNLHWILVEDSQRRTPLITRLLRDTGLNYTHLNVETPRNYKLRGDMRDPRIPRGTMQRNLALRWLRETFNKNNSQPGIVYFADDDNTYSLELFEEMRSTRKVSVWPVAFVGGLRYESPKVNAAGKVYGWKTVFDPHRPFAIDMAGFAVNLRLILQRSQAYFKLRGVKGGYQESSLLRELVTLNDLEPKAANCTKILVWHTRTEKPVLVNEGKKGFTDPNVEI; encoded by the exons ATGG GTAATGAGGAGCTGTGGGTCCAGTCAGTCTTGGAGATGCCGAAGAGACGAGACATCCTGGCTATCGTGCTGATAGTTCTGCCCTGGACACTACTAATCACCGTCTGGCACCAGAGCACCATTGCTCCACTGCTTGCAGTGCACAAGG GCTTGGACTCCAAGGAATACTGCTTGTCGGACCGGGACATTGTGGAGGTGGTGAGGACAGAATATGTTTATACTCGCCCACCCCCGTGGTCAGACACCCTTCCCACTATCCACGTCATTACACCCACCTACAGCCGGCCcgtgcagaaagcagagctgacGCGCCTGGCCAACACCCTCCTGCATGTGCCAAACCTGCACTGGATCCTGGTGGAGGACTCCCAGCGGCGCACACCCCTCATCACCCGGCTGCTACGGGACACGGGGCTCAACTACACCCACCTCAACGTGGAGACCCCTCGCAACTACAAGCTGCGGGGAGACATGAGGGACCCCCGCATCCCCCGGGGGACCATGCAGAGGAACCTTGCCCTGAGGTGGCTGAGAGAGACctttaacaaaaacaacagtCAGCCTGGGATTGTTTACTTTGCTGATGATGATAACACCTACAGCCTGGAGCTCTTCGAGGAG ATGCGCAGCACCAGAAAGGTGTCGGTGTGGCCAGTAGCCTTCGTTGGTGGCTTGCGCTACGAGTCCCCCAAAGTGAATGCTGCAGGGAAGGTCTACGGCTGGAAAACTGTGTTTGACCCCCATCGCCCCTTTGCTATAGACATGGCAGGGTTTGCTGTGAACCTCAGGCTGATCCTTCAGCGATCTCAGGCGTACTTCAAGCTGCGAGGAGTGAAGGGAGGCTACCAGGAGAGCAGCCTGCTGCGGGAGCTGGTCACCCTGAACGACCTTGAGCCAAAAGCTGCCAATTGCACTAAG
- the B3GAT1 gene encoding galactosylgalactosylxylosylprotein 3-beta-glucuronosyltransferase 1 isoform 4 (isoform 4 is encoded by transcript variant 4) → MGLDSKEYCLSDRDIVEVVRTEYVYTRPPPWSDTLPTIHVITPTYSRPVQKAELTRLANTLLHVPNLHWILVEDSQRRTPLITRLLRDTGLNYTHLNVETPRNYKLRGDMRDPRIPRGTMQRNLALRWLRETFNKNNSQPGIVYFADDDNTYSLELFEEMRSTRKVSVWPVAFVGGLRYESPKVNAAGKVYGWKTVFDPHRPFAIDMAGFAVNLRLILQRSQAYFKLRGVKGGYQESSLLRELVTLNDLEPKAANCTKILVWHTRTEKPVLVNEGKKGFTDPNVEI, encoded by the exons ATGG GCTTGGACTCCAAGGAATACTGCTTGTCGGACCGGGACATTGTGGAGGTGGTGAGGACAGAATATGTTTATACTCGCCCACCCCCGTGGTCAGACACCCTTCCCACTATCCACGTCATTACACCCACCTACAGCCGGCCcgtgcagaaagcagagctgacGCGCCTGGCCAACACCCTCCTGCATGTGCCAAACCTGCACTGGATCCTGGTGGAGGACTCCCAGCGGCGCACACCCCTCATCACCCGGCTGCTACGGGACACGGGGCTCAACTACACCCACCTCAACGTGGAGACCCCTCGCAACTACAAGCTGCGGGGAGACATGAGGGACCCCCGCATCCCCCGGGGGACCATGCAGAGGAACCTTGCCCTGAGGTGGCTGAGAGAGACctttaacaaaaacaacagtCAGCCTGGGATTGTTTACTTTGCTGATGATGATAACACCTACAGCCTGGAGCTCTTCGAGGAG ATGCGCAGCACCAGAAAGGTGTCGGTGTGGCCAGTAGCCTTCGTTGGTGGCTTGCGCTACGAGTCCCCCAAAGTGAATGCTGCAGGGAAGGTCTACGGCTGGAAAACTGTGTTTGACCCCCATCGCCCCTTTGCTATAGACATGGCAGGGTTTGCTGTGAACCTCAGGCTGATCCTTCAGCGATCTCAGGCGTACTTCAAGCTGCGAGGAGTGAAGGGAGGCTACCAGGAGAGCAGCCTGCTGCGGGAGCTGGTCACCCTGAACGACCTTGAGCCAAAAGCTGCCAATTGCACTAAG
- the B3GAT1 gene encoding galactosylgalactosylxylosylprotein 3-beta-glucuronosyltransferase 1 isoform X1, which translates to MGNEELWVQSVLEMPKRRDILAIVLIVLPWTLLITVWHQSTIAPLLAVHKDDGGDSRRDLAAGLDSKEYCLSDRDIVEVVRTEYVYTRPPPWSDTLPTIHVITPTYSRPVQKAELTRLANTLLHVPNLHWILVEDSQRRTPLITRLLRDTGLNYTHLNVETPRNYKLRGDMRDPRIPRGTMQRNLALRWLRETFNKNNSQPGIVYFADDDNTYSLELFEEMRSTRKVSVWPVAFVGGLRYESPKVNAAGKVYGWKTVFDPHRPFAIDMAGFAVNLRLILQRSQAYFKLRGVKGGYQESSLLRELVTLNDLEPKAANCTKILVWHTRTEKPVLVNEGKKGFTDPNVEI; encoded by the exons ATGG GTAATGAGGAGCTGTGGGTCCAGTCAGTCTTGGAGATGCCGAAGAGACGAGACATCCTGGCTATCGTGCTGATAGTTCTGCCCTGGACACTACTAATCACCGTCTGGCACCAGAGCACCATTGCTCCACTGCTTGCAGTGCACAAGG ATGATGGTGGTGACTCCCGGCGTGATCTCGCTGCAGGCTTGGACTCCAAGGAATACTGCTTGTCGGACCGGGACATTGTGGAGGTGGTGAGGACAGAATATGTTTATACTCGCCCACCCCCGTGGTCAGACACCCTTCCCACTATCCACGTCATTACACCCACCTACAGCCGGCCcgtgcagaaagcagagctgacGCGCCTGGCCAACACCCTCCTGCATGTGCCAAACCTGCACTGGATCCTGGTGGAGGACTCCCAGCGGCGCACACCCCTCATCACCCGGCTGCTACGGGACACGGGGCTCAACTACACCCACCTCAACGTGGAGACCCCTCGCAACTACAAGCTGCGGGGAGACATGAGGGACCCCCGCATCCCCCGGGGGACCATGCAGAGGAACCTTGCCCTGAGGTGGCTGAGAGAGACctttaacaaaaacaacagtCAGCCTGGGATTGTTTACTTTGCTGATGATGATAACACCTACAGCCTGGAGCTCTTCGAGGAG ATGCGCAGCACCAGAAAGGTGTCGGTGTGGCCAGTAGCCTTCGTTGGTGGCTTGCGCTACGAGTCCCCCAAAGTGAATGCTGCAGGGAAGGTCTACGGCTGGAAAACTGTGTTTGACCCCCATCGCCCCTTTGCTATAGACATGGCAGGGTTTGCTGTGAACCTCAGGCTGATCCTTCAGCGATCTCAGGCGTACTTCAAGCTGCGAGGAGTGAAGGGAGGCTACCAGGAGAGCAGCCTGCTGCGGGAGCTGGTCACCCTGAACGACCTTGAGCCAAAAGCTGCCAATTGCACTAAG
- the B3GAT1 gene encoding galactosylgalactosylxylosylprotein 3-beta-glucuronosyltransferase 1 isoform 3 (isoform 3 is encoded by transcript variant 3), giving the protein MDDGGDSRRDLAAGLDSKEYCLSDRDIVEVVRTEYVYTRPPPWSDTLPTIHVITPTYSRPVQKAELTRLANTLLHVPNLHWILVEDSQRRTPLITRLLRDTGLNYTHLNVETPRNYKLRGDMRDPRIPRGTMQRNLALRWLRETFNKNNSQPGIVYFADDDNTYSLELFEEMRSTRKVSVWPVAFVGGLRYESPKVNAAGKVYGWKTVFDPHRPFAIDMAGFAVNLRLILQRSQAYFKLRGVKGGYQESSLLRELVTLNDLEPKAANCTKILVWHTRTEKPVLVNEGKKGFTDPNVEI; this is encoded by the exons ATGG ATGATGGTGGTGACTCCCGGCGTGATCTCGCTGCAGGCTTGGACTCCAAGGAATACTGCTTGTCGGACCGGGACATTGTGGAGGTGGTGAGGACAGAATATGTTTATACTCGCCCACCCCCGTGGTCAGACACCCTTCCCACTATCCACGTCATTACACCCACCTACAGCCGGCCcgtgcagaaagcagagctgacGCGCCTGGCCAACACCCTCCTGCATGTGCCAAACCTGCACTGGATCCTGGTGGAGGACTCCCAGCGGCGCACACCCCTCATCACCCGGCTGCTACGGGACACGGGGCTCAACTACACCCACCTCAACGTGGAGACCCCTCGCAACTACAAGCTGCGGGGAGACATGAGGGACCCCCGCATCCCCCGGGGGACCATGCAGAGGAACCTTGCCCTGAGGTGGCTGAGAGAGACctttaacaaaaacaacagtCAGCCTGGGATTGTTTACTTTGCTGATGATGATAACACCTACAGCCTGGAGCTCTTCGAGGAG ATGCGCAGCACCAGAAAGGTGTCGGTGTGGCCAGTAGCCTTCGTTGGTGGCTTGCGCTACGAGTCCCCCAAAGTGAATGCTGCAGGGAAGGTCTACGGCTGGAAAACTGTGTTTGACCCCCATCGCCCCTTTGCTATAGACATGGCAGGGTTTGCTGTGAACCTCAGGCTGATCCTTCAGCGATCTCAGGCGTACTTCAAGCTGCGAGGAGTGAAGGGAGGCTACCAGGAGAGCAGCCTGCTGCGGGAGCTGGTCACCCTGAACGACCTTGAGCCAAAAGCTGCCAATTGCACTAAG